The following are from one region of the Cetobacterium somerae genome:
- the uvrB gene encoding excinuclease ABC subunit UvrB, translating to MFKLNSKYSPTGDQPEAIKKLIKGLDEGVKDQTLLGVTGSGKTFTIANIIKESNRPALILAPNKTLAAQLFAEYRSFFPENAVEYFVSYYDYYQPEAYIATTDTYIEKDSSINDEIDKFRNAATAALINRKDVIIVASVSAIYGLGSPETYKNLTIAIDKKTGYSRKKLISKLIELRYERNDIAFERGKFRVKGDVIDIYPSYMENGYRIEFWGDEIEEISEVNTLTGQKIKRNLERVAISPATHYVTEEGEQERIIEEIRKDLKKEVKEFEEKGKLLEAQRLKQRTDYDLEMIREVGYCKGIENYSRYLTHKNPGDKPDTLMDYFPKDFIVYIDESHIGVPQIRGMYNGDRARKTALVENGFRLKSALDNRPLTFEEFRENCGQTIFVSATPGDFEIEKSNGHIAEQLIRPTGILDPIIEIRETKNQVDDLLDEIRKNTLKKERVLITTLTKKMAEELTEYYITLGVKVKYMHSDIDTLERIEIIRGLRKGEFDVLIGINLLREGLDIPEVSLVAILEADKEGFLRSKRSLVQTIGRAARNVDGRVILYGDIMTDSMKYAIEETKRRRKKQGEYNLLNNIEPKTIFREVSESLFNWEAEEEKIVETKHFTSKEDIEKEIKKLIKEIKVLSEELNFEKAIEKRDEMNKLKLMLLEM from the coding sequence ATGTTTAAATTAAATTCAAAATATAGTCCAACAGGAGATCAACCAGAAGCAATTAAAAAATTAATTAAAGGATTAGATGAAGGTGTAAAAGATCAAACCTTACTAGGGGTAACTGGCTCAGGAAAGACGTTTACAATAGCTAATATAATAAAAGAAAGTAACAGACCAGCATTGATATTAGCTCCAAATAAAACATTGGCAGCACAGTTATTCGCAGAGTATAGAAGTTTTTTTCCAGAAAATGCAGTAGAATATTTTGTTTCGTATTATGACTATTATCAACCAGAAGCCTATATAGCAACAACAGATACTTATATAGAGAAAGATTCATCTATAAATGATGAAATAGATAAATTTAGAAATGCGGCAACGGCTGCTTTAATAAATAGAAAAGATGTTATAATTGTAGCTTCAGTATCTGCAATTTATGGACTTGGATCACCAGAGACTTATAAAAATTTAACTATAGCAATTGATAAAAAAACAGGTTATAGTAGAAAAAAGTTAATATCAAAATTGATAGAATTACGATATGAAAGAAATGATATTGCTTTTGAAAGAGGTAAGTTTAGGGTAAAAGGAGATGTAATAGATATATATCCATCTTATATGGAAAATGGTTATAGAATAGAGTTTTGGGGGGATGAAATTGAAGAGATTTCTGAAGTAAATACATTGACAGGTCAAAAGATAAAAAGAAATTTAGAAAGAGTTGCAATCTCTCCTGCTACTCATTATGTAACAGAAGAGGGAGAACAAGAAAGAATTATAGAGGAGATAAGAAAAGATTTAAAAAAAGAAGTAAAAGAATTTGAAGAAAAAGGAAAACTCTTAGAAGCTCAAAGATTAAAGCAAAGAACAGACTATGATTTAGAGATGATAAGAGAAGTTGGATATTGTAAAGGGATAGAAAATTATTCAAGATATTTGACACATAAAAACCCTGGAGACAAACCAGATACATTAATGGATTATTTTCCTAAAGATTTTATTGTATATATAGATGAATCCCATATTGGTGTTCCTCAAATAAGAGGGATGTATAATGGTGATAGAGCAAGAAAGACAGCTTTAGTTGAAAATGGATTTAGATTAAAATCAGCTCTAGATAATAGACCTTTGACATTTGAAGAGTTCAGAGAGAATTGTGGTCAAACAATTTTTGTTTCAGCTACTCCAGGAGATTTTGAAATAGAAAAATCTAATGGACATATAGCTGAACAGCTAATTAGACCGACAGGAATTTTAGATCCAATTATAGAAATTAGAGAAACTAAAAATCAAGTAGACGATCTTTTAGATGAAATTAGAAAGAACACCTTAAAAAAAGAAAGAGTTCTAATAACTACTTTAACTAAAAAGATGGCTGAAGAATTAACAGAGTATTATATAACTTTAGGTGTTAAAGTAAAGTATATGCATTCAGATATAGATACTTTAGAAAGAATTGAAATTATTAGAGGATTAAGAAAAGGTGAATTTGACGTTTTAATTGGAATAAATTTATTGAGAGAAGGGCTTGATATACCGGAAGTATCATTAGTTGCTATTTTAGAAGCTGACAAAGAAGGGTTTTTAAGAAGTAAAAGATCATTAGTTCAAACAATAGGAAGAGCAGCTAGAAATGTTGATGGAAGAGTAATACTATATGGTGATATTATGACTGATTCTATGAAGTATGCTATCGAAGAAACTAAGAGAAGAAGAAAGAAACAAGGAGAGTACAATTTATTAAATAATATAGAGCCTAAAACAATTTTTAGAGAAGTTTCAGAATCGTTATTTAATTGGGAAGCTGAAGAAGAGAAGATAGTTGAAACTAAGCATTTTACAAGTAAAGAGGATATTGAAAAAGAGATAAAAAAATTAATTAAGGAGATTAAAGTATTATCTGAAGAATTGAACTTTGAAAAAGCTATAGAGAAAAGAGATGAGATGAACAAACTAAAATTGATGTTATTAGAAATGTAG
- the xseA gene encoding exodeoxyribonuclease VII large subunit: MEEKIYSVTEFNKMVKGYIDENPNFQEFFLKGELSGVTYYKSGHLYFTLKDKQSQIKCAAFNYKFKRIAEDLKEGDSVKIFGDVGFYEARGDFQVLVRHVQKEDKLGEMFAKLEKLKKDLEREGLFSPLFKKVLPKYPKAIGVVTAYTGAAFHDIVNTTRKRFKNIDIYIYSAKVQGVGAKEEIVKGIETLNKIPEIDLIIAGRGGGSVEDLWAFNEEEVARAFFQSEKPIISAVGHEIDNLLSDLVADVRAATPTQAIEISIPVKKEIEKQLLEKEKRVKDSINRVIKKKKDEIKQLQSSYVLKNFIKAIEEKNQMLVSKEEKIEDIMKKIFRNKSHELEVCTEKIIALNPLNVLKRGYSITKIGDKVIKESSQVKLGDSIETTIKNGKIISRIEEII, encoded by the coding sequence ATGGAAGAGAAAATTTATAGTGTAACAGAGTTTAATAAGATGGTAAAAGGATATATAGATGAAAACCCAAACTTTCAAGAATTTTTTTTAAAAGGAGAGCTTTCAGGAGTAACATATTATAAAAGTGGTCATTTATATTTTACTTTAAAAGATAAACAGAGTCAGATAAAATGTGCAGCATTTAATTATAAATTTAAAAGAATAGCTGAAGATTTAAAAGAGGGAGATTCTGTAAAGATATTTGGAGATGTTGGCTTCTATGAAGCTAGAGGAGATTTTCAGGTATTGGTTAGACATGTACAAAAAGAAGATAAGCTTGGTGAGATGTTTGCAAAGTTAGAAAAGTTAAAGAAGGATTTAGAGAGGGAAGGGTTATTTTCACCATTATTTAAAAAAGTTTTACCTAAATATCCAAAGGCAATAGGAGTTGTAACAGCATATACAGGAGCAGCATTTCATGATATAGTAAATACAACAAGAAAAAGATTTAAAAATATAGATATTTATATTTATTCAGCTAAAGTTCAAGGTGTAGGAGCTAAAGAGGAAATTGTAAAAGGTATTGAAACATTAAATAAAATACCGGAAATAGATTTAATTATTGCTGGTAGAGGTGGAGGAAGTGTTGAAGACTTGTGGGCTTTTAATGAAGAAGAAGTAGCAAGAGCATTTTTTCAAAGTGAAAAACCAATAATATCAGCTGTAGGTCATGAGATAGATAATTTATTATCTGATTTAGTAGCAGACGTTAGAGCAGCGACTCCAACTCAAGCAATAGAAATATCTATTCCTGTAAAAAAAGAGATAGAAAAGCAATTGTTAGAAAAAGAAAAAAGAGTAAAAGATAGTATCAATAGAGTAATAAAAAAGAAAAAAGATGAGATAAAACAGCTACAAAGTAGTTATGTACTAAAGAATTTTATAAAAGCTATAGAGGAAAAAAATCAAATGTTAGTATCAAAAGAAGAGAAAATCGAAGATATTATGAAAAAGATATTTAGAAATAAAAGTCACGAGTTAGAAGTGTGTACAGAAAAAATAATTGCTTTAAATCCTTTAAATGTTTTAAAAAGAGGTTACAGTATAACTAAAATAGGTGATAAGGTAATAAAAGAAAGTTCTCAAGTAAAACTTGGAGATTCAATTGAAACAACTATAAAAAATGGAAAAATAATTAGTAGAATAGAGGAGATTATTTAA
- a CDS encoding tetratricopeptide repeat protein, whose amino-acid sequence MKKLIGILFLFFSLIALGDQRPPYIQSLESQIAREDDRDKAAVLLKEYEKYFKSYINSISGNENQVFYLGDQYFRNRKYERAAQIFSSNIDSSRNLFGAATSYRFIGDYNKAIDFYSVAISIEPSMKEAYLGRGLAYRNLGRYNKAIDDIQIYMNYAPSVEGFLALGDIYLAEKKIDRAREVLQEGRRLYPQSKEISNMLTSTYSR is encoded by the coding sequence ATGAAAAAATTAATAGGAATATTATTTCTTTTTTTTAGCTTAATAGCTTTAGGTGATCAAAGACCACCATATATTCAAAGTCTAGAAAGTCAAATAGCGAGAGAGGATGATAGAGATAAAGCGGCAGTTCTTTTAAAAGAATATGAAAAATATTTTAAAAGTTATATAAACTCTATAAGTGGAAATGAAAATCAAGTTTTTTATTTAGGAGACCAATATTTTAGAAATAGAAAGTATGAAAGAGCAGCTCAAATTTTTAGTAGTAACATTGATAGTTCTAGAAATTTATTTGGAGCAGCAACAAGTTATAGATTCATAGGTGATTATAATAAAGCCATTGATTTTTATAGCGTTGCAATTAGTATTGAGCCTAGTATGAAAGAAGCTTATTTAGGAAGAGGATTAGCGTATAGAAATTTAGGGAGATATAATAAAGCGATAGATGATATTCAAATATATATGAACTATGCACCTAGTGTAGAAGGGTTTTTAGCTTTAGGAGATATTTACTTGGCTGAAAAGAAAATTGATAGAGCAAGAGAGGTTTTACAAGAAGGAAGAAGATTATATCCACAGTCAAAAGAGATAAGTAATATGTTAACGTCTACATATTCTAGATAA
- the dprA gene encoding DNA-processing protein DprA: MEWYRLKLIGLKSSKIRALMAYNKRYKDIFADLDKLTNILNLTAGDTQLIENSKYCEKYLEVMDYLERNRIGLISINDYRYPESLKNITKPPLFLFYKGNVELLSKNKMISIVGTRRSTKYGELCCEKVVKDLVDGDVVVVSGLALGIDSIVHKEVLKYKGNTIAVLGCGIDIYYPRTNVKLRNEIEKKGLIISEFPIGMMPAPKNFPIRNRIIAGLSKGTIIVESSLKGGSLITANISLEEGRDVFAIPGDITYPLSQGCNELIKLSQAKLIISGEDILSEYGWPKTNEEGKKLNKLLGIKLKIYSVLKTKMHLEEIKREIPCETSELLSNLMELEIEGYIQSLPAGHYRRRL, from the coding sequence ATGGAGTGGTATCGATTAAAATTAATAGGTTTAAAGAGTAGTAAGATTAGAGCTTTAATGGCATACAATAAAAGATATAAAGATATTTTTGCTGATTTAGATAAACTTACAAATATACTAAATTTAACCGCAGGTGATACCCAATTAATAGAAAATTCAAAATACTGTGAAAAATATTTGGAGGTTATGGATTATTTAGAACGAAATAGGATAGGTCTAATAAGTATTAATGATTATAGATATCCTGAAAGTTTGAAAAATATAACAAAACCTCCACTTTTTCTTTTTTATAAAGGAAATGTAGAACTTTTGAGTAAAAATAAGATGATTTCCATTGTAGGAACAAGAAGGTCGACAAAATACGGAGAGCTTTGTTGCGAGAAAGTTGTTAAAGATTTAGTTGATGGAGATGTAGTTGTTGTAAGTGGATTGGCTTTAGGAATAGATTCAATAGTTCATAAAGAAGTTCTAAAATACAAAGGGAATACGATTGCCGTTCTAGGATGTGGAATAGATATTTATTATCCAAGAACTAATGTTAAATTGAGAAATGAAATAGAAAAAAAAGGATTAATAATATCTGAGTTTCCTATTGGAATGATGCCGGCACCTAAAAATTTCCCAATTAGAAATAGAATAATAGCTGGCTTATCTAAAGGGACTATAATAGTTGAAAGCTCTTTAAAAGGTGGAAGCTTAATAACAGCTAATATATCTTTAGAAGAAGGAAGAGATGTTTTTGCAATTCCAGGAGATATAACTTATCCATTATCACAAGGATGTAATGAGTTAATAAAATTATCTCAAGCTAAGCTAATAATCTCAGGAGAAGATATATTATCTGAGTATGGTTGGCCAAAAACAAATGAAGAAGGAAAAAAATTAAATAAGTTGCTTGGAATAAAATTAAAAATTTACAGTGTATTAAAAACGAAAATGCATTTAGAAGAAATAAAACGAGAAATTCCTTGTGAAACAAGTGAATTATTGAGCAATTTAATGGAATTAGAAATAGAGGGTTATATTCAAAGCTTGCCAGCAGGACACTATAGAAGGCGTTTATAA
- the topA gene encoding type I DNA topoisomerase, protein MYIEKKLGVKIVAKKNLVIVESPAKAKTIEKILGNNFHVTASFGHVRDLPKSKIGVDVQDDFKPSYSTIRGKGDVIKTLKDLAKKSDKVYLASDPDREGEAIAWHIAQTLKLDENEANRIEFNEITNGAIREAIKNPRKVDIDRVNAQQARRILDRLVGYEISPLLWKSISSNTSAGRVQSVALKLICDLEDKIKKFVPEKFWDIKGEFENKMNLSLYKIEGKRFERVTDEDIVKNVQLTLNSEYSVINSKVTKKSKNPPLPLKTSTLQQLSSSYLGFSASKTMSVAQGLYEGISIDGNQKGLITYMRTDSTRISDEAKDMAKSYIVENFGKEYLGKEAAKKKKDEKIQDAHEAVRPTDIYLEPDKIKKDLAPDQYKLYKLIWERFMISQLAPMQYEQFEIILENGDYQFRGTLNKIIFDGYYKVFKDEEELPLGEFPTINEGDFLKLKKLNIKEDWTKPPSRLTESSLVKKLEADGIGRPSTYASIIETLKKREYVVIEGKSFIPTELGYEIKTILEKNFKDIMDVKFTASLEDGLDLVEEGERDWIEILKDFYSKLSKDLELYKIKVEEESNRIITSDVPCPCGSGNMIMKNGRFGRYLCCTDENCKEKYSLKGIEIPLEDIKNGDIKVKELLEEQLRVKQGKLTDVFLNNGSRLLLKLGRFGSYLESENFKEDNERVSLPGEVKKLLMNGTIEEKDGIVQLKWIMDKIQKEEEEILKNAGNCEKCGKPFKIGRGRWGKFLACTGYPDCKNIKKLEKDKKE, encoded by the coding sequence ATGTATATAGAGAAAAAATTAGGGGTGAAAATAGTGGCGAAAAAAAATTTAGTAATAGTGGAATCACCTGCAAAAGCGAAGACTATTGAAAAAATATTGGGGAATAATTTTCATGTTACAGCTTCCTTTGGACATGTAAGAGATTTGCCTAAAAGCAAAATTGGAGTAGATGTGCAAGATGATTTCAAACCGAGCTATTCGACAATAAGAGGAAAGGGAGATGTAATAAAAACTTTAAAAGATCTTGCTAAAAAATCAGATAAAGTATATTTAGCATCTGACCCTGATAGAGAAGGAGAGGCTATTGCGTGGCATATAGCTCAAACATTAAAATTAGACGAAAATGAAGCTAATAGAATAGAATTTAACGAAATAACGAATGGAGCAATAAGAGAAGCTATAAAAAATCCTAGAAAGGTAGATATAGATAGAGTTAATGCACAGCAAGCAAGAAGAATACTTGATAGACTAGTAGGATATGAGATAAGTCCTCTTCTATGGAAATCTATATCTTCTAATACAAGTGCTGGAAGAGTTCAATCAGTTGCTTTAAAATTAATATGTGACTTAGAAGATAAAATAAAGAAATTTGTCCCAGAAAAATTTTGGGATATAAAAGGTGAATTTGAAAATAAGATGAATCTTTCTCTGTATAAAATAGAAGGAAAAAGATTTGAAAGAGTTACAGATGAGGATATTGTAAAAAATGTTCAATTAACACTGAATTCAGAATATTCGGTTATTAATTCTAAAGTAACTAAAAAATCTAAAAATCCACCGCTACCATTAAAAACGAGTACATTACAGCAATTATCATCATCATATTTAGGTTTTTCAGCTTCAAAAACTATGTCTGTAGCTCAGGGATTATATGAGGGTATAAGTATAGATGGAAACCAAAAAGGTTTAATAACTTATATGAGAACTGATTCAACTAGAATATCAGATGAAGCTAAAGATATGGCAAAAAGTTATATAGTAGAGAACTTTGGAAAAGAATATTTAGGTAAAGAGGCAGCGAAGAAGAAAAAAGATGAAAAAATTCAAGATGCCCATGAAGCTGTTAGACCAACAGATATATATTTAGAACCAGATAAAATAAAAAAGGATTTAGCTCCAGATCAATATAAGCTATATAAGCTTATATGGGAAAGATTTATGATATCTCAGTTAGCACCAATGCAATATGAACAATTTGAGATAATTTTAGAAAATGGAGATTATCAATTTAGAGGTACTTTGAATAAGATAATATTTGATGGTTATTATAAAGTTTTCAAAGATGAAGAGGAATTACCATTAGGAGAATTTCCAACAATAAATGAAGGAGATTTCTTAAAACTAAAAAAATTGAATATAAAAGAGGATTGGACAAAACCTCCTTCAAGGTTAACAGAATCATCTTTAGTTAAGAAACTAGAAGCTGACGGAATAGGAAGACCGTCAACATATGCTTCAATAATAGAAACTTTAAAAAAGAGAGAATACGTTGTAATTGAAGGAAAAAGTTTTATTCCGACAGAGTTAGGTTATGAGATAAAAACAATTCTAGAAAAAAACTTTAAAGATATAATGGATGTTAAATTTACAGCATCATTGGAAGATGGGTTAGATTTAGTTGAAGAAGGAGAGAGAGATTGGATTGAGATATTAAAAGATTTCTACTCGAAACTTTCAAAAGATTTAGAACTTTATAAAATTAAGGTTGAAGAAGAATCTAATAGAATAATAACTTCAGATGTTCCTTGTCCTTGTGGATCTGGAAATATGATTATGAAAAATGGAAGATTTGGAAGATACCTATGCTGTACTGATGAAAATTGCAAAGAAAAATACTCTTTAAAAGGGATTGAAATTCCATTAGAAGATATTAAGAATGGAGATATAAAAGTAAAAGAGTTATTAGAAGAGCAATTGAGAGTTAAACAAGGAAAATTAACAGATGTATTTTTAAATAATGGAAGTAGATTGCTTTTAAAGCTAGGACGTTTTGGTAGTTATTTAGAGAGCGAAAATTTTAAAGAGGATAATGAAAGAGTTTCTTTACCAGGAGAAGTTAAAAAACTTCTTATGAATGGAACAATTGAAGAAAAAGATGGAATAGTCCAATTAAAATGGATTATGGATAAAATTCAAAAAGAAGAAGAAGAGATTCTAAAAAATGCTGGGAATTGTGAAAAGTGTGGAAAACCATTTAAAATAGGTAGAGGAAGATGGGGGAAATTCTTAGCTTGTACGGGATATCCTGATTGTAAAAATATAAAAAAATTGGAAAAAGATAAAAAAGAGTAG
- the trmFO gene encoding methylenetetrahydrofolate--tRNA-(uracil(54)-C(5))-methyltransferase (FADH(2)-oxidizing) TrmFO translates to MNKEVVVIGAGLAGSEAAYQLAKNGVKVKLYEMRPKVSTEAHKSEKFAELVCSNSLGGDHLGNASGLMKEELRRMGSLLIEIADEVKVPAGQALAVDREGFSEKVTEKLHSMENIEIINEELKEIPKDKIVIVASGPLTSDELSRNIGKTLEQEYLYFYDAAAPIVTLESIDKDKVFFQSRYDKGEGEYINCPMNKEEYEAFYEALISAERAPLKKFEEEKLFEACMPVERIAQRGFKTLLFGPLKPKGLINPKTGKEEFAVVQLRQDDKDGKLYNLVGFQTNLKWGEQKRVFSMIPGLENAEFVRYGVMHRNTFINSTKLLTPALNLKNNEDIYFAGQITGGEGYVCAIATGLMAATNILRKMDGKVPLILDDRSSIGAIIKYITEEKKNFQPMGPNFGVIKSLDERIRDKKEKYNKISKIALEYLDEKLNQEK, encoded by the coding sequence ATAAATAAAGAAGTAGTAGTAATAGGAGCAGGATTAGCAGGATCAGAAGCAGCATATCAATTAGCAAAAAATGGAGTTAAGGTAAAACTATATGAAATGAGACCAAAAGTTTCAACAGAAGCTCATAAAAGTGAGAAATTTGCTGAGTTAGTATGCAGTAACTCTTTAGGAGGAGATCATTTAGGAAATGCCTCAGGATTAATGAAAGAGGAGCTAAGAAGAATGGGATCACTACTTATTGAGATTGCAGATGAAGTTAAAGTTCCTGCAGGGCAAGCTCTAGCTGTAGATAGAGAAGGATTTTCAGAGAAAGTGACAGAGAAGTTACATTCTATGGAGAATATAGAAATAATAAATGAGGAATTAAAAGAGATTCCAAAAGATAAAATAGTTATTGTTGCTAGTGGACCATTAACATCAGATGAACTGTCTAGAAATATTGGAAAAACACTAGAGCAAGAATATTTATATTTTTATGATGCAGCAGCTCCAATCGTAACCTTAGAGTCTATTGATAAAGATAAGGTATTTTTCCAATCAAGATACGATAAGGGAGAGGGAGAATATATTAACTGTCCGATGAATAAAGAAGAGTATGAAGCTTTTTATGAAGCCCTAATATCGGCAGAAAGAGCACCTTTAAAAAAGTTTGAAGAAGAAAAATTATTTGAGGCATGTATGCCTGTTGAAAGAATAGCTCAAAGAGGATTTAAAACATTATTATTTGGACCATTAAAACCAAAAGGATTAATAAATCCAAAAACTGGAAAAGAAGAGTTTGCAGTAGTTCAGTTAAGACAAGACGATAAAGATGGAAAATTATATAATTTAGTAGGATTTCAGACAAATTTAAAATGGGGAGAACAAAAAAGAGTGTTCTCAATGATACCAGGACTTGAAAATGCAGAATTTGTAAGATATGGAGTTATGCATAGAAATACATTTATAAACTCAACAAAATTGTTAACTCCAGCATTAAATTTAAAAAATAACGAAGATATATATTTTGCAGGACAGATAACAGGTGGAGAAGGGTATGTTTGTGCTATTGCTACTGGATTAATGGCGGCAACTAACATTCTTAGAAAGATGGATGGAAAAGTACCATTAATACTGGATGATAGAAGTTCAATCGGAGCAATCATTAAATATATTACAGAGGAAAAGAAAAATTTCCAACCAATGGGACCTAATTTTGGTGTAATAAAATCTTTAGATGAAAGAATAAGAGATAAAAAAGAGAAGTATAATAAGATATCAAAAATAGCTTTAGAATATTTAGATGAAAAGTTAAATCAAGAGAAGTAA
- a CDS encoding tyrosine-type recombinase/integrase, with amino-acid sequence MDTLNLLGDIKEFLYHCEFAKGKSLNTIKSLRIDLYRFNEYIMKCDDLKKISDIDGFNFREFLVELQSCDIGKRSLNRKISSIKSFFKYLKDTGKIKSNPAQLIVAPSYDRGIPEVLELGEISSFRKAIELKNYHSLRDRLIVELLYSSGITSQELLGLGEDVFNLEEREVIVTSFKKYRTVFFSERTKNFFKRYIAAKKEKLGAKYNKEILFVNGSGGRLTDRSLRRLIDRYGIKAGIIKEISPHSFRHTFAVHMLENGMSLLQLQKLLGHSNLDSTKIYLEALEKKRRKELSKEIVIK; translated from the coding sequence ATGGACACTCTTAATTTATTAGGGGATATAAAAGAGTTTTTATATCATTGTGAGTTCGCAAAAGGAAAGAGTTTAAATACAATAAAATCATTAAGAATAGATTTGTATAGATTTAATGAATATATTATGAAATGTGATGATTTAAAAAAAATTTCTGATATAGATGGATTCAATTTTAGAGAATTTTTAGTGGAACTTCAAAGTTGTGATATAGGAAAAAGGTCTTTGAATAGAAAAATTTCATCTATAAAATCATTTTTTAAGTATTTAAAAGATACTGGAAAAATAAAAAGCAATCCAGCTCAATTAATAGTGGCACCAAGTTATGATAGAGGAATTCCTGAAGTTCTTGAGTTAGGAGAAATAAGTAGCTTTAGAAAAGCTATAGAGTTAAAAAATTATCATAGTTTAAGAGATAGACTAATTGTAGAGCTTCTTTATTCGAGTGGAATAACATCTCAAGAACTTTTAGGACTAGGGGAAGATGTTTTTAATTTAGAAGAGAGAGAAGTTATTGTAACAAGTTTTAAAAAATATAGAACTGTATTTTTTAGTGAAAGAACAAAAAATTTTTTTAAAAGATATATAGCTGCTAAGAAAGAAAAGTTAGGAGCTAAATATAATAAAGAAATACTTTTTGTTAATGGATCTGGTGGAAGATTAACTGATCGATCTTTAAGAAGACTTATAGATAGATATGGTATTAAAGCTGGAATAATAAAAGAGATAAGTCCTCATAGTTTTCGACATACATTTGCTGTTCATATGTTAGAAAATGGAATGAGTTTATTACAATTACAAAAATTACTAGGACATTCAAATTTAGATTCAACAAAAATATATTTAGAAGCTTTAGAGAAAAAAAGAAGAAAAGAACTGTCTAAAGAGATAGTAATAAAATAA
- the yqeH gene encoding ribosome biogenesis GTPase YqeH produces the protein MTKKCIGCGIELQGENPNSNGYLPKSVLEGDSKELLCQRCFKIKNYGQYIPIKMTKEDYRQEVKKSLAEADVAIPVFDIIDFEGSFDDEILDILREMESIVVINKLDLIPDDKHPSEVADWVKGRLGEEGIAPLDVAIVSSKNGYGINGIFKKIKHFYPNGAKALVLGVTNVGKSSIINKLIGAKRVTVSKFPGTTLKSVKTEIPFSKITLIDTPGLIPSGRFSDFVCQECNQNIIPANEISRKTYKVQEDRVILIGGMIQMRVLNDDELKPIFSLYASKDVTFHETNIEKAKELMQKADFLTPPCENCRDEFNSLEKDVEVYTVETGEELVFKGLGWLSVKRGPLKVEIISPKGGEILIREAFIKPKR, from the coding sequence ATGACAAAAAAATGTATAGGATGTGGAATTGAACTTCAAGGAGAAAATCCAAATTCTAATGGATATTTGCCAAAGTCAGTTTTAGAAGGAGATAGCAAAGAGTTACTTTGTCAAAGATGTTTTAAAATAAAAAATTATGGACAGTATATTCCTATAAAAATGACAAAAGAGGATTATAGACAAGAAGTTAAAAAAAGTTTAGCAGAGGCAGATGTAGCAATACCTGTATTTGATATTATTGATTTTGAAGGATCATTTGATGATGAGATTCTTGATATTTTAAGAGAAATGGAATCAATTGTTGTAATAAATAAATTAGATTTAATACCTGATGATAAACATCCATCAGAAGTTGCAGATTGGGTTAAGGGAAGATTGGGAGAAGAAGGAATTGCTCCGTTAGATGTAGCTATAGTAAGTTCTAAAAATGGATATGGAATAAATGGAATATTTAAGAAAATTAAACATTTTTATCCAAATGGAGCAAAAGCTTTAGTTTTAGGAGTAACGAATGTTGGGAAATCAAGTATTATAAACAAACTTATAGGTGCTAAGAGAGTAACTGTATCAAAATTTCCAGGAACAACTCTAAAAAGTGTTAAAACAGAAATTCCATTTTCAAAAATAACATTAATTGATACACCGGGTTTAATTCCTAGTGGAAGATTTTCTGACTTTGTTTGTCAAGAGTGCAATCAAAATATAATTCCAGCTAATGAGATATCAAGAAAAACATATAAGGTTCAAGAGGATAGAGTTATATTAATTGGTGGAATGATACAAATGAGAGTATTAAATGACGACGAGTTAAAACCAATATTCTCACTATATGCATCTAAAGATGTAACGTTTCATGAGACAAATATAGAGAAAGCGAAAGAGTTAATGCAAAAAGCAGACTTTTTAACACCGCCATGTGAAAATTGTAGAGACGAATTTAACTCTTTAGAAAAAGATGTAGAAGTATACACAGTAGAAACAGGAGAAGAATTAGTTTTTAAAGGTTTGGGATGGTTATCTGTAAAAAGAGGGCCTTTAAAAGTAGAAATAATATCACCAAAAGGTGGAGAAATATTAATAAGAGAAGCTTTTATAAAACCAAAAAGATAG